The proteins below are encoded in one region of Phormidium ambiguum IAM M-71:
- a CDS encoding CHASE2 domain-containing protein: MNNFKLKVQKVEQTCLFELTWGKGQQLSCKLTYPQSLTTVYQEWQRIYLSFYKSSLRGRLEEGGGIAPPPIDWHARLVQAEAKLLYEFHFWLHSAELFEIRRTIANSLLLTTNNQQESSELPNIVNVFLTCEPLELARLPWETWEIGAEFSTNMGRVSIIRMPKDIRQENNQSKISKFARKKPRILAILGDDTGLNFQSDKQAVLSCNKIAEIKFIGWQPGSSVSELKENICANLADEQGWDVLFFAGHSNETQLTGGELAIAPNTSLSISEIIPYLQIAQAKGLQFAIFNSCSGINIAESLINLGLSQVVVIREPIHNAVAQAFLVKFLQVLAAHKNVQEAMVTACQYLKLEHSLTYPSAFLIPSLFCHPKAILFHIPTSGWKQKIQQILPTKTEAIVFTTLIFISLLHPVQNFLLEKRIITQAVYRQLTTQIPQSNHPPVLLVQIDEESISQARIADPKPMDRTYLAKLIDKLSALNARVVGIDYLLDRPLGKGDRILNQSLQSAVKKQPNPIWFVFASVQNHDSKWLTVLPEIANKNWSFQGYINLTHWYVEPIFPKSNTNFKLPFSYTLALAYKVNIQGLPQKQLIQPKLSSQSEFIWQLNDYLETFTQKNYKTLLSPRAQVQEVTKFSYNWGQTWLQPILDFSIPPEQVYQAISAWQLLKTAPNSSELSNIKQQVIMIVPGGYGEAGVFQEGQDNYALPNAISYWLKTKQQNPQRRFTGGEAHAYMFHHFINSWIVIPIPDLWLIAVAALLGKIIVLANLKHPLQGVILLIAIAIYGIVSLQVYLTFAILLPWFLPAIMITVYILPRLIRKKTYASN, translated from the coding sequence ATGAATAATTTTAAGTTAAAAGTTCAAAAAGTTGAACAAACTTGCTTATTTGAATTAACTTGGGGAAAAGGACAGCAGCTTTCTTGTAAACTGACATATCCTCAATCATTAACCACAGTTTATCAAGAATGGCAAAGAATTTATCTTAGTTTCTATAAATCTTCACTGCGGGGAAGATTAGAAGAAGGAGGGGGAATTGCTCCACCTCCTATAGATTGGCACGCTAGATTAGTGCAAGCAGAAGCTAAACTTTTATATGAATTTCATTTTTGGTTACATAGTGCTGAACTTTTTGAAATTCGGCGCACGATCGCAAATAGCCTATTACTTACAACTAACAATCAACAAGAATCTAGCGAACTACCAAACATAGTTAATGTATTTCTAACTTGTGAACCTTTGGAATTAGCTCGTTTACCTTGGGAAACTTGGGAAATAGGGGCAGAATTTTCTACTAATATGGGGAGGGTATCTATAATAAGAATGCCGAAGGATATCCGCCAAGAAAATAATCAAAGTAAAATTTCTAAATTTGCCCGAAAAAAACCGAGAATTTTAGCTATTTTAGGAGACGATACCGGGCTTAATTTTCAAAGTGATAAACAAGCTGTTCTTAGCTGTAATAAAATAGCAGAAATTAAGTTTATCGGTTGGCAACCGGGAAGTTCTGTTTCCGAATTGAAAGAAAATATTTGTGCCAATTTAGCAGACGAACAAGGTTGGGATGTATTATTTTTTGCTGGGCATAGTAATGAAACTCAATTAACTGGTGGTGAATTAGCGATCGCGCCAAACACCTCTTTATCAATTAGCGAAATTATTCCTTACTTGCAAATTGCTCAAGCTAAAGGTTTACAATTTGCCATATTTAATTCATGCAGTGGTATAAACATTGCCGAATCACTAATTAATTTAGGATTAAGCCAAGTAGTAGTAATACGGGAACCAATTCATAATGCTGTAGCACAAGCTTTTTTAGTAAAATTTTTGCAAGTTTTAGCAGCACATAAAAATGTTCAAGAGGCAATGGTTACAGCTTGCCAATATTTAAAATTAGAGCATAGTTTAACTTACCCTTCAGCTTTTTTAATTCCTTCTTTGTTTTGTCATCCAAAAGCAATTCTATTTCACATTCCTACCTCTGGATGGAAGCAAAAAATTCAACAAATTTTACCTACAAAAACTGAAGCAATTGTATTTACTACTTTAATTTTTATTAGTTTATTACATCCGGTACAGAATTTTTTATTAGAAAAACGAATTATTACCCAAGCAGTTTACCGCCAATTAACTACACAAATTCCACAAAGTAATCATCCACCTGTGTTATTGGTACAAATTGATGAAGAGTCAATTAGCCAAGCAAGAATTGCCGATCCTAAACCAATGGATCGGACTTATTTAGCTAAATTGATAGATAAGCTTTCTGCTTTAAATGCTAGAGTTGTTGGGATCGATTATTTATTAGATCGTCCTTTGGGAAAAGGCGATCGCATCCTCAACCAATCCCTTCAATCTGCGGTAAAAAAGCAACCAAATCCTATTTGGTTTGTGTTTGCCTCTGTGCAGAATCATGATTCTAAATGGCTGACTGTACTACCGGAAATAGCTAACAAAAATTGGAGTTTCCAAGGTTATATTAATCTAACTCATTGGTATGTAGAACCAATATTTCCCAAGAGTAACACTAATTTCAAACTACCTTTTTCTTATACCTTAGCCTTAGCCTATAAAGTAAATATTCAAGGTTTACCTCAAAAGCAACTAATTCAACCAAAATTGAGTAGTCAAAGTGAATTTATCTGGCAACTAAATGATTATCTAGAAACATTCACCCAAAAAAATTACAAAACTTTGCTTTCCCCAAGAGCGCAAGTTCAAGAAGTAACTAAATTTTCTTATAATTGGGGACAAACATGGTTACAGCCTATTCTCGATTTTTCCATTCCCCCCGAACAAGTTTACCAGGCTATTTCGGCTTGGCAATTACTGAAAACTGCTCCTAACTCTTCAGAATTATCTAACATTAAACAACAAGTAATTATGATTGTTCCCGGAGGTTACGGTGAAGCCGGAGTTTTTCAAGAAGGACAAGATAATTACGCTTTACCAAATGCTATAAGTTACTGGTTAAAAACAAAGCAGCAAAATCCGCAACGCCGATTTACTGGTGGAGAAGCTCATGCTTATATGTTCCATCATTTCATTAACTCTTGGATTGTAATTCCTATACCTGATTTATGGTTAATTGCTGTGGCGGCTTTATTAGGAAAAATTATAGTTTTGGCTAATTTAAAGCATCCTCTCCAAGGAGTAATATTACTAATTGCGATCGCTATTTATGGCATAGTCAGCTTACAAGTTTACTTAACATTTGCTATCTTACTGCCTTGGTTTTTACCAGCAATAATGATAACTGTTTATATTCTACCTAGATTAATAAGGAAGAAAACTTATGCGTCAAATTAA